From the Lactuca sativa cultivar Salinas chromosome 9, Lsat_Salinas_v11, whole genome shotgun sequence genome, the window GATCTTTCTCTTGTTGCCAAGTTTTCAAAtttgttaaaatttaaaaactcaTGTCTTTTAATGGAGTATTTGAAGAAAAAGAACATTAGAACATGGCACATCATGAAAGGCTTTATAGGCTTCACGGGCCCTTGCAAATTCTTCTTTTCATAAAGCAAACTCATGAGTTCtgttcaattatatttatgagggCCAAAATGTATATAAGCTCGTCCCCACTGTTCATATTAAGGGGAACAAATGTATCATTGGCTAGATCTTTATCTAAAAGCTAATAACTTAATTCGGGTAATTATCTTTATTTGAGACTACCAAAAGGCAAACAGAATCAAGTCTTTCATAAAGCAAACTCGCATGTTCTCTTTCTCTTGTTTAAAGAACTTCAAAGAAAACAAAAGACTCCTATAGCTATACTTCTATGTGATCAAAGAACCTTTTTTTAGGGTTCTACTGCAAATTCAAGGGCACATAAAACACAAAGGAAAAAAAATTGCATTTTctaatgaatatgaaaccaagTGTATACCTCTAGAATGCAAAACGAATAATTTGCAAGGCTAGATTTGAAGCCCGCCACTCAAGTAGCAGTACTACCGTTCTTAGTCCTGCTGCAATCTAAGGATACCTGCAAAAATATCATCAAAGAAACATTACAAGTGGAAaactgtttcttttttacttaatgggcttaatgattTAACTACTTAATCTTGAATTGTTTCATTTTGACTTAATCTTGGCACAAAACTTAggggttgtttcttttttacttaatctgGACAAattgacttaatgggttaagttaaAAAAAACCTGATTTAATGTATTAGGACACTAACTCTTTACCTATTAGTCCTTCCTCATTTCTCCTCCCAGATTCTCTCACGTAAAAATTATTGCATATTGTTAGAATTGATGAATATTGTGAAATTTGTTTTTTGGAATGTAGGGGTAAATTGGTCATTAGTCTCAACTCTCATAACCGACCTCATGCATACAGTACCTTTTATCCAAACAGACATTATTACTCATTCAGACACTTTATCCCTTAATCTCATAAGCTATCTGTGAGTGTTTATTTTTGACATGATTAATAGAGAAAGTCAGGGAAATGAGGCTTTCCTCTTAAAGTCCTAACTTTTTACAGTTTTCCCGAatttatttttttccttttatttcacAAGTATACAAATCATTTTGTCATTTaatatttaaacatcatttatccaaACAGTAATATTACTTGCCTTTTAATCAGACCTTCATCCTGAATTTTGGTCAGAAGCACCACCACCTTGCATGATCTGGGATGATGGAGCAGGGATTACAAATTGTTGTCCTTGAACAGGTGCTACAACACCTGATAACACCAAAATTTTCCTTCTTTTTTTACACAGATCATAATaactcatatttttttttaaaaaaaaaaaaaagaatctttTGAAAGAAACACACTGCCTGTTGGATATGCTGCTTGAATTGACCGAATGGATGAAGTAGTAGTAGCTGCATTTACATTTGGCCCACCAAATTGCACAATTTGATGACCTGGCAATGTATTATAGCCTGGATAGGGCGTGTAACCATGACCACTTGGAGCTATTTGACCCATTTGATTGTATGGATACATATTGGGCGGGTTAACTGCTCCGTATACTTGAAGATACTGCTGACTTGAATACGGATTGTATACGCCCTATTAATCAGTAAATAACTTGTTAAATTTGAATATATTTCCTTTTTTTCAGGAGCTTTGGGAGACTATTGAGTATTGACCTGTGGATAGACATATTCTGGACTATACGTTCCATACCTGCACCAAAAAGAACAAACATTAtctccttaaaccctaattgcaagaaatagcaatgtactttcatttatttgtgtattatagcatcctactttcagtttttttttcttattaaggcatCGTATTTTGACACTGCTATAATTCATCTACCCTTTTCAATATTTTCAATGATTTCATAACAAATTGCCAATTCAATGAGAATGTTAGCATGTAAAATTCAAAAATGTAACTTACGGGTATGAGGGATACATTAATCCTTGTCTGTAGCCATAAAaaagcggtggttgttgttggtaGCCATAGCTTCCTATAGAAGGCACGCGAGCAGTTTGCACACCTCCTGCATAAGATAGTGTTGATGACATACGTCCTGAACATAAATAAAATCAATTTCAGCCATGATTCATGtaacaaaattcaattttttgaaaaaataaaaaaattaataccaAAAGAAAGTGCAGGACGAGGGCGTCCAAGTGAAGCTAAATTACAATTCGCCCGTCTACCATCAATGACCGGAGCTGGATCTACACATGCTTTTGAAGCAGATTCGGGATCACGGAAAGTCACCTAAACCCTCCATGAAAACACCATCATCCAAAACAGGTCACTTCACTATAATATCATAAATTAAAACGAAGTGAATATGTATAAATGATTATAGATAAAGATGACACTCACGAAACCATAACCCTTGGATCGGCCGGTGTTTTTATCAGTGATCACAACAGCTTCAAGAATCTCTCCAAATTGCTCGAAGTATTGACGCATGGTTTCACTCTGAGTCTCCCAAGCAAGCCCGCCAACGAACACTTTGGTGAAAGTCGTATCCCCGAAAGGGGACTGAAACCCAGAACTCGAACTCGATCCCGAGCTCGGACCTGCAGGAATCGACGCCATGGACAAGACCCTTatgctctctttctttctttctttcttaaatCGAATTGGGTTCAAGCATAAGGGTCGGAACCGAAAAGAAATAGAAGAAAGGAACGACTTTTTCACAAAATAATTGGAATTGAACAAAATTCTGTACAGAAATGGAGAAATTCTTTCGAGATTTACGAAATTGGGAAGATTACAGCACCCTAGAAGTTGAGGTGAAAAGGGGTAGTGGTGGGTGGAACAATTCGTTGTATAAACTACCCACAAAATGTCATTTTCGTGGGGTTATGAGGAAGAAATTTAAAGGGATTTCGAACTTGAAGTTCTTTTACTTTCATGGGGTAATCGAAGAACAAGATTCTTCATTTAAACGACGATGAAAATGGATTTTCACCAAATCAAATAAATACACACAGTAAACTTCTTGTGGCATGATGATGATGACAGCGAAGGAGGAGAAAAAGTCGAATGGGGGCGAGCTGGCAAAGGGACGGTTTATCACAAACAAGAAACGGCAGTCAGAGAAGGGGAGAAAAGAAAATCGAAAACGGCTTTCTTTCGGTCCTTTTTCCAGGGCCTAGATTGATAAACGACAGTAAGAGATACAATTCTTAATGGATGATGTACACGCTGCAAATGCAATTGTGGTTTGGATTTAGTACTTCTCTGGACTTTGGATTCTTTCACTTTTCCACCTCGTTGTTTCCAAGGTTGTCCCCAATGATTTCGGAgaatttttatcaaatatatttgaaaaaacaaaaaatatatcctattttttagaaaaaattatattttaagtatataactaatttataatttagtttatttttttatttttctttaattattaacaaataaacaaaaaaattaaataatttttttaaactatTAGATTTACATTCCAACAAACTtatttaattttttcattttttaaatatattattattaatgataaatataactaaatcttttatgtattattttatatattttagatCATTTATCAGCGAGTGCTATCAGATTTTATTTTTATCAACTATTAGCTAATTTTTCAATTAGTTCGTCAAATATAcattaaacaaagtgcaaaaaCTTAAAACTAAAAATACGATTATGGTGAGAGGGTTTGATTGTGGTTTATACTATCTCGTTGATAACCTAaaccaatttaaaaaaaaaaaataaaaaaaaaaataaaatcatttatCTTTCTTCCACCTATCTAATTATTCACACACAAGCAATCAAATCCAattcaattttatattaaaaaatttatattaatattggTCTTTTTGTAGAGAAAAATAAATTACATATTTCagtatatgttatgtgatttctTACCAAATATAAAATGTAGTTATTAACTAAATTagatttaattataaaaaataatttaagtCCATCTATCTAAAAGAGACACTTGGCTACATAACCACTTGTTGTGGTAGCCTAGATCACCAAATATGtttcatttttcttttcttttttaattcttttttggtGAGCCAATCCTAAAAGATCACTAATGGGGATGGTCTTAGATCTCTAGGGGTGAGAATGATATGGTTTTGGGACAAGATTGTACCGCAAACCACATGCATTGATTTTTGTAATCTTAAAATGTGATGTGAGCCTTTTTAAGTGGTGCGCTTTTGTGGTTTTTCTAACGGTATGATTTTAGTTTAAACCTCATAATGAAATGATGTGGTCTTTTTTATGTTTGTGTGATTTTAAAACAACAAGTGGCCTTTCAAAGTTATTACAAAACCAAGACATTAACAATTTAAGGGACAAAGACTTAAAAACATTAATTTGAATGCAACAAATAATGAAATAATCAAATCAAAATGGATAATAAATGGCAACCATTACAACTTTTTTTGTCTGGGAAAAGGATAAACGAACATGTAGAGTCTTAGGTAGGCGTATGTAGTTTGGTTTCATCAATGGAGATTGTATTGGATTAATCAAAAAAGGAAGAATGTATGGTTTGGTCTTGTTATTGCATAAGCATAATCGATGGCACGACAGTATCTCTTTTGCAGAATCTGTAATGACGGATTTGAGACGGTGGCCTGGTAAGAGTGCGGCAACTTGACAAGCGTTATGAttatgttttgtctttgaatcgAAAGAAAAAAGAATTGAATCATTCTGCTTTAGTTTAGTCAACGTCAAATGAAAATTCATTAACTAACaatataataaatcatatattatataatataaatatttaacattttaatatATAGTTATAGTGGTACTGTTCGGTTTCTGAGGGTTAGATTCTAAGCGAAAACCACATCGAACATATTTTTGATCGATTTTCTCAAATCATAAGCCATGTCGAGGGGTTTTGTATTCTGTTTCGGTTTGTTGCGGTGTTGGATTTTTTTGATCAGTTCGGTTTTTTCTCACCCATAGTCTAACTTTAACAGTTGTTTGTTTTAATCTGCTAATTGTCTTAAGATAACCCTTTTCCCTTCTTTgtaaaatttattaattattaaattttGTTATTATTTTAATAGGATTAAAAGAAAGCCTAAGAAGCTAAGACACACTCATGTCCCCATAATTTCTCTCTTGTTATCTGATCTTTGTATCATTCCCTCCCTCCGCTTTGTCACCGACGTGAGAActtatgaaacatcccaaaaccaaggcaaaatttttatttttcaaaaccatttaaAATCCATAAGTTTTACAAAAACAATGTTTCCAAAAGTCACAATTATATATCAGAgtatcctaaaatcataaatcatataaaagttcaggatgatgtgcacgatcaagccttcgccttgccctgtcctctgaagtacctgaaaccataaagtcaaattgtaagccaaaacttagtgagttcccccaaaataccacacgtaTTAGGACAGATAAAACATGCCTCGACCCAATCAGTCATAGGATTGGAATGACATAATGCAACATGTCCAATTAGTCAATAATCAGTCATCGGATTGGAACGCCCGGCCCAATCAatcatcggactggaatgccTCGGTCTGTCAGCTTATGTACATAGCAGTAAAGCCTTAACCCAGACTGCATTATGTCGAAATATACAACAGATAAAacatataacagcaaacaaataatcatgcagatctaacatatcactataaCATAGCAATATCCTATAAAataggatacataacctagtagGTCGGCATTAATCTCTTCGATccacaagtacaatgaggaaaactcacctcatagtatGAAAAATAGTTGAACAGATCACTGCTCCAAATACCGCCTCAACAAATCACATATACAATTAACAAGGACCCAATCTCAAACTACTATTtaaatttcccaaaatacccttaagtcaaacttggtcaaagtcaatggtcaatggtcaagattcaaaagtcaaaagtcaaaaatcccACATCAGGATGAGTACGCCTGGCTACACATACCGTAGTGAAGTCCTCCCAAGATTACGGGGCTCCAACTCATTACATCCAAGTCTCAGATCTAACCCCAAATAACCTCTTAAAccataaactttccaactttatgcctttgcatgactAGAAAGTGTCCAAATCTAAAAACCCTAACATATCACACGATTCTAAGCCCCATTACTCATCCATGgatgaagagaaaggattaagatcacatttttatgactccatgcaCTTTAAAACGTCTAAAAAAAACTACTCATAAGGTCTAGAGTAGCTCATAATCAACTAGACCAAGATTATGGGATCAAAAATGCATAACAACCTTAGAACTAACAAGATCTAATGAAGTATTCATCAtgttcagaactttataccttctggagtttGCATGAGAGGTGCAAATCCCAGACCTACAATGCTTGAAGCTTTCCAAGTGCACTCCAATGATCTTCTTCCTTAAAAGATGAACACAAAACACTCAAATAGCCCAAAAAACTCTCaaataaatattaggttttgcaAGGGATAGTTGGGAGGATGGAGGTTGAAGGTTGAAGGGATTTATgagggttaaggtgtttaaatagggctcaaaaccctgGATTTAAGGTTAACATAACAAGCGAGTACTCCCTACGTACCCTTTGAGTACGTCATGCATACTCATAAACACATGAGTCCCTTTTTAACTacttacacccaacgtacaccCCAAGTACGCCCGGCATAAGGCCAtttttgcaatatatatatatatatatatatatatatatatatatatatatatatatatatatatacaccttagCTAAGAATGGAAATATCTGATAGGTTGGGTggtacaattctcccccacttgattcAAACTTCATGCTCGAAGTCTGATGATGTGAATAACTCGAGCTAGTGCTCTCGCATCTCTGTCCTGGGTTCCTAAGTCCACTTGGAAcctttctgatgttgccactgaattAAGCATAGGTACCACCTTGTTGCACAAGGTATTCGTCTTCCTATCCAAAATCGCCATTAGCCTCTCAACATAGGTCAAgcactcatcaacctgaatatcatccaaagaaaCCACTACCgaatcatcggctacacacttctgaagctgagagacatggaagATGTTGTGAATTTGACTAAGCTCCCCAGGCAtgtccaaacgataggccacttCTCCTACCTTAGCCACCACTCGAAATGGGCCAATAAAccggggccctaacttgcccctctccCTGAAGTGTATTACACCCTTCCAAGTTGATACCTTCAGTAAAACCATATCACCAACCTTgaactccaactcggatcgaTGTATGTCAGCATACCTCTTTTTCCGACTTTGAGTTGTCTGCAACCGCTGCCTAATCTTCTGGATAAGATATGTCGTCTAAAGAACCACCTTAATCTTCCTTATAACCATATGACTGACCTCCCACCATAACTTTATAACTGAACTCCCCTCGTAGAGAAGCTCGTAAGGCCGCGCATGAATACTAGAATGATGgttgttattgtatgaaaactcattcAGGGAAAGGtatgagtcccaactcccaccaaaatctatgaCACAGGATCTTAACATATCCTTGAGCGTTTGGATGGTCTACTCGCTCTGGTCGTCAGTCTGCGGGTGATAAGTAGTGCTAAATTGTAATCTCGTACCCATTTCCTCGTGGAATCTctgccaaaatcgtgaagtaaATCGAACATCTCGATTATATACAATGGACACTAGAACACCATGTCGAGGGACGATCTTGTTCACATAAACAtcagccaatttctcggccgaggaAGTCTCCCGAATAGCTAGAAAGTGGGCAATCCTAGTCAGACAATCCATAATGACCCATATCGCATCAAATCCCTTGGTCGTCCTGGGTAACTTGGTAATAAAATTCATGGTGATTTGTTCTTATTTCCACATAGGAACCTCCAAAGGATGTAACATTTCGTGCAACCTCTAATGCTCGGTCTTGACCATCTGATAGGTCATGCACCTTTCCACATACCAAGTTATATCCCTCTTCATGCACGATCACCAGTAACTAAGTCTCAAATCCTGATACATTTTTGTAGCTCCATGATGTATCGAAAATCTAGACTTAGGAGCCTCCTCCATCACGGTCTACCTAACCTCACCAAAATTCAGAACCCAAACCCAACCACCCTGAGTCAACGATTCGCGTCTATCGGTGTTGAACCTACTAATCTGACCTCTGATTCTCTACTTCTTCCAGTGCTCACTCTCGATTCCCTCAgcctgagcctccctaatcaacTCCAAAAGCAGTGAATCGATAGAAATCATAATACATAAAACCCCAAGAGAAGTATTATccgtcttgcggctcaaagcatcagtGACCACATTCGCTATCCTAGGATGATAAataatctcgcaatcataatccttgaccatgtcAAGCCATCTACATttcctcatattcagattcaacTGATCCATGAGATATTTCAGACTCTTATGAtttgtgtagatggtacatcggaccccatatagataatgtcaCCAAATATtaagggcaaacaccaccgctcccaactccaaatcatgcattgGATACTGAACCTCATGTAGCTTCAGCTGCCTATAAGTGTATACAATAACCCTCCCTTTATGCATGAGTAATGCCCCCAAACTAGTGATAGAATCATCACAATATACAAcgaaatcctccacgccctccgGAAGGGTCAACACTGGGGCCTCACATAatttctgtctcagcgtctcgaaTGCAGCCTACTACTCAGGTCTCCAATGAAAACCCATGTCATTCCTCATCAAATGAGTGAGAGGTACAACAACCTTGGAGAAGTCTTGAACAAACCTCTGATAATAACTGgccaaacccaaaaaaaaaaaaaccttgatctTCGAGGaggacttcgggacctcccactgcataactgcctcTATC encodes:
- the LOC111876470 gene encoding uncharacterized protein LOC111876470 isoform X1, which gives rise to MASIPAGPSSGSSSSSGFQSPFGDTTFTKVFVGGLAWETQSETMRQYFEQFGEILEAVVITDKNTGRSKGYGFVTFRDPESASKACVDPAPVIDGRRANCNLASLGRPRPALSFGRMSSTLSYAGGVQTARVPSIGSYGYQQQPPLFYGYRQGLMYPSYPYGTYSPEYVYPQGVYNPYSSQQYLQVYGAVNPPNMYPYNQMGQIAPSGHGYTPYPGYNTLPGHQIVQFGGPNVNAATTTSSIRSIQAAYPTGSVVAPVQGQQFVIPAPSSQIMQGGGASDQNSG
- the LOC111876470 gene encoding uncharacterized protein LOC111876470 isoform X2, with amino-acid sequence MASIPAGPSSGSSSSSGFQSPFGDTTFTKVFVGGLAWETQSETMRQYFEQFGEILEAVVITDKNTGRSKGYGFVTFRDPESASKACVDPAPVIDGRRANCNLASLGRPRPALSFGRMSSTLSYAGGVQTARVPSIGSYGYQQQPPLFYGYRQGLMYPSYPYGTYSPEYVYPQGVYNPYSSQQYLQVYGAVNPPNMYPYNQMGQIAPSGHGYTPYPGYNTLPGHQIVQFGGPNVNAATTTSSIRSIQAAYPTGVVAPVQGQQFVIPAPSSQIMQGGGASDQNSG